In Acanthopagrus latus isolate v.2019 chromosome 17, fAcaLat1.1, whole genome shotgun sequence, the following are encoded in one genomic region:
- the setd2 gene encoding histone-lysine N-methyltransferase SETD2 isoform X2 — protein sequence MGDPCDLKHFVKEEGSGASVKVEGLSKAALIKSLSPRVMLSNHLLPKGTKMKVNLEDQGRQKVSFSFAPTKKPLQSPFFIPSSTDKSVAEPPSPLSPSAPDKGGQNTDGKTEQKQSPVPTSKAEAPSQTPVSSAAKQKTDLAKMHFKKQILSVSVTEETPTSVVPEEPHSPESQVPQTSASKCVTEFPTPQPQNVVSVSPSENAHIEASETRVTPSLKKPAASSGKDGESSSSTEQDSTVYKRKTRSQSNSAPLGSESDGDSVQMSSSRKSVDSKSKTNTDSRSKEVKKSSSGSHVEEKEKGSSKRSENHERSSSYSKSDRDCRHTSSRSSRSDKERRRTRSRSRSRSRGSRTSSSHSRSERSRGDRGSRSERSYYHEPDRRSHRSSPRRERRRSRSRTDRTRDSSDSEDDHRKTRTRTSDSSRSSAHSSSYKESKSSSYSKSEKASKSADSPHSSELDKRTQSSKSERTSKRLSDSDSQRKCSPDLDSSYRKSSSHHKSETNSKSSSSSTHTHSQTNEKRQKSSSSDSEADHKGKSQTSDKSSGSEENCKNSQKKSSRSDTKQMTPSRSSVKTSGHDRQSDDIFHSPDKAPPSANTTELCSQSEKEKPDSHQGGNEQSNQAFKEMVLYTDKSLQESSCKRKETNSGLEAENENASTLTSSESLKHVNATLENLTNEKDSLSSNNRPHVNSDAAVLNSCSSNDSIMCSQDKEVVECSPEPTPLLDTTDKHVTYDVQQNTKPDIIEPNEVWPVDRQCGTSVPLKSDPSCLESESQLTLEQQNVDAVKKSCSSARKSRWDIVGQDTSESDNSQRTLCAESKPTVKKVISVKKIEFSKENSQQDSDFKDTIQQEAETHSKLVKQIEISKQEVGSASTSITDRHKDQSEPLRESTSIDQCDLKLSVSQKTNTDYPLHINDTSQVDKSAKMQSWNGDGHEEKSKDNVHKSKLSKRSALNQDAFGGQSEASDSDNSEYDSDCGEAIKRLHSVVVVPKNSSLTMDPQNSGASSCTPMNSSELQNANLAADVNISEVPEQRLGSSSTQETSGLCAGVTDSLSMLCQSQSNMIDSTSHSESSSSISAQSYMAGHISAHESVTDPAHSLDNSRQCETGQKQHTVNSRGERIFSHYQQGEFSSAENITDKNGFNLGWDFSQTELPSSTYQQPDSSHGPQLLNTKLTGTSPQDQEHMQSNASWNHQSPNMQTSRKTYLHMHEHYQDPAGDIHPDSLTNDHEDYSGEKSSDLSKTAVECIGPITPGSSSFVQGYEISSNSRGSVVPDPPKEDHFRPHRGRGPPKKRRPEIESDSDNEAEAGPAGKRERQADTDVPKESHVKAEVQRPSLTLQDFHDSNKWKELSKARKMPPYFDLIEENLYLTERKKSKSHRDIKRMQCECPVLPREERSRGVLACGEDCLNRLLMIECSSRCLNGVYCSNRRFQMKQHADFDVILTEDKGWGLRAAKDLSSNTFVLEYCGEVLDHKEFKTRVKEYARNKNIHYYFMSLKNNEIIDATLKGNCSRFMNHSCEPNCETQKWTVNGQLRVGFFTTKAVAAGTELTFDYQFQRYGKEAQKCFCGAPSCRGFLGGENRVSVRAAGGKMKKDRSRKSALTTVDEELEALLENGEGLYDEKQVVSLCRLMVRVETMEQKLICLKLIQDTQNPSCLKQFLDHHGLSLLWIFMVELSEAKGNSANNTKLQLEIMKTLAVLPISTKNMLEESRVLTFIQRWAQTKLLAQPAELDGYSSENTSRAQTPLNTPDGSSTKMGPELDGDTSKPAVYRRLKIISENSLDSALSDASKASDGKEEEEDDDDEEEEESSQAGLPDAKPLKVDPVCEAADPTEGTTEELVKEEKDEEIEMNSSSQLQPQTEEVKEETEPKLEQDIEMQEDTSECQTDEPEGPKESSEEREIGEEQSSQAAAEKAELEGNQPTVNVLEAESQSIQTDGADFSSEQPSETMEVQAEMQEAEKPLVSEALPGESTADAAPSSETPEASIPSEVIATPVDPSVMGTPSQDEEEGVSDVESERSQEPQLSVLDISGMAARLLESWKDLKEVYRIPKKSQVEKEASDRSRDRDAALTPRTPSGSREREREREKERERDRDYDRDRDRDWDRDRDRDRDRDRERDRDRDRDRDRDRERDRDRVSDKTPRSTERRRRRSSSPPSSYERSTRRTEERFDSSNTNKTPRGAAAKERNKLSTEERRKLFEQEVAQREAQKQQQLQQQQQQQLQTMAYDPALAYASSPGFIAYPPGYPIQTFVDPSNPNAGKVLLPTPSVEPTLAYEQTPPQRLISDMGLTSPSSTSQATPVSNLSQHITTTNLTTGNPQQYAQPTVAAQDAGVAVLSVPAQTAPQVQGQQSYTTLWDPTTQQAVTVQTQPAQQYATAPAPPQTQTAIYYQGQPCQTIYSIPAAYPQANTPVIQAYTEPSASYLHGQPVYPGHQQGVVVQQGGTVTTIVTSQTVQQEMIVPNNVIDLPPPSPPKPKTIVLPPNWKVARDPEGKIYYYHIVTRQTQWDPPTWEGSSDNTSVDHESEMDLGTPTYDENPSKFSTKTAEADTSSELAKKSKETFRKEMSQFIVQCLNPYRKPDCKLGRISNTEDFKHLARKLTHGVMNKELKACTNPEDLECNENVKHKTKEYIKKYMQRFGSVYRPKEDTEVY from the exons ATGGGGGATCCTTGTGACCTTAAGCACTTCGTAAA agaggagggaagtggTGCCTCA GTAAAAGTAGAGGGCCTTTCCAAGGCAGCCCTAATCAAGAGCCTGTCTCCCAGAGTCATGCTGTCCAACCATCTCCTGCCTAAAGGTACCAAGATGAAGGTCAACCTTGAGGATCAGGGTCGTCAGAAAGTGTCCTTCAGCTTCGCACCCACCAAGAAACCACTGCAGAGCCCGTTCTTCATCCCCTCCAGCACAGACAAGTCTGTCGCTGAACCACCCTCGCCCTTGTCACCGTCAGCCCCAGACAAAGGAGGACAGAATACAGATGGCAAAACTGAGCAAAAGCAGTCACCTGTGCCAACATCAAAAGCAGAGGCACCTTCTCAAACACCTGTCTCCTCAGCTGCTAAACAGAAAACGGATTTAGCAAAGATGCATTTTAAGAAGCAAattctcagtgtctctgtgactGAAGAGACACCAACATCTGTCGTGCCAGAGGAGCCACACTCCCCTGAATCGCAGGTTCCACAGACATCAGCAAGTAAGTGTGTAACTGAATTCCCAACACCCCAGCCTCAGAATGTTGTCAGTGTAAGCCCCTCTGAAAACGCGCACATCGAAGCATCTGAAACGAGGGTAACCCCTAGCCTCAAGAAGCCTGCTGCTTCCTcagggaaggatggagagagtTCCAGCAGCACTGAGCAGGACAGTACGGTATACAAAAGGAAAACCAGGTCTCAATCTAATAGTGCTCCCCTTGGGTCAGAATCTGATGGGGATTCAGTCCAGATGTCTTCCAGTCGCAAATCAGTTGACTCCAAAAGTAAAACgaacactgacagcagaagcAAAGAAGTTAAAAAGTCTTCCTCTGGTTCACATGttgaggaaaaggagaaaggtTCTTCTAAGCGGTCAGAGAATCATGAAAGGTCTTCTAGTTACTCCAAATCGGACCGTGACTGTAGACACACATCATCACGCTCATCTCGATCTGACAAAGAGCGCAGAAGGACCAGGTCTAGATCAAGGTCTAGATCAAGAGGGTCTCGAACAAGTTCATCTCACTCCAGATCAGAGAGATCCAGAGGTGACAGAGGATCACGCTCGGAGCGGTCTTACTATCATGAGCCTGACCGGAGATCACACAGGAGTTCTCCACGTAGAGAAAGAAGACGTTCTCGTTCTCGCACTGACAGAACTCGGGACAGTTCTGACTCTGAGGATGACCACAGGAAGACGAGGACAAGGACAAGTGACTCTAGCAGATCGTCTGCTCATTCAAGCTCATATAAAGAGTCAAAATCATCTTCCTATTCAAAATCTGAGAAAGCCTCCAAATCTGCAGATTCCCCCCATTCCTCAGAGTTGGATAAAAGAACACAATCATCAAAGTCTGAAAGGACTTCAAAGCGATTATCAGACTCTGATTCCCAGCGCAAGTGCTCTCCTGATCTGGACTCCAGTTACCGTAAATCTAGCTCCCATCACAAGTCAGAGACCAATAGCAAATCCTCTTCTTCCAGTACACATACCCACTCTCAGACAAACGAAAAACGCCAAAAAAGCAGCTCTAGTGACTCTGAGGCCGATCATAAAGGGAAATCACAGACCTCTGACAAAAGCTCTGGCTCTGAGGAGAACTGTAAAAACTCTCAAAAGAAATCCAGTAGGTCGGACACAAAGCAGATGACCCCTTCTAGATCTTCTGTGAAAACCAGCGGACATGATAGACAATCAGATGACATATTTCACAGCCCTGACAAAGCACCGCCATCTGCAAACACCACAGAATTATGTTCTCagagtgaaaaggaaaaacCCGATTCCCATCAAGGTGGAAACGAACAAAGTAATCAGGCTTTTAAGGAGATGGTCTTGTACACTGACAAGAGTTTGCAAGAATCTTCAtgcaagagaaaagaaacaaattcaGGTCTTGAAGCTGAGAATGAAAATGCCTCAACTTTAACCTCAAGTGAAAGCCTAAAGCATGTAAATGCCACCCTGGAAAACTTGACCAATGAGAAGGATAGCCTTTCTTCTAATAACCGACCACATGTGAACTCAGATGCAGCTGTCTTAAATTCATGCAGTAGTAACGATAGTATAATGTGCAGCCAGGACAAGGAAGTTGTTGAATGCTCACCAGAGCCAACACCCTTACTTGATACAACAGATAAACATGTTACATATGATGTCCAGCAGAACACTAAGCCAGATATCATTGAGCCGAATGAGGTTTGGCCAGTCGACAGGCAGTGTGGTACAAGTGTGCCGCTCAAATCTGATCCATCATGTCTTGAATCTGAGAGTCAGCTAACACTCGAACAGCAAAATGTGGATGCTGTTAAAAAGAGCTGCAGTTCGGCCAGAAAGTCCAGGTGGGACATTGTTGGGCAGGACACTTCGGAGAGTGATAATTCACAAAGGACGCTTTGTGCAGAGAGTAAGCCTACTGTTAAAAAAGTGATCTCTGTCAAAAAAATAGAGTTTTCTAAAGAAAATAGCCAACAAGACTCAGACTTTAAAGATACTATTCAGCAGGAGGCTGAAACACATTCCAAACTGGTGAAGCAGATTGAGATCTCTAAGCAGGAAGTCGGCTCAGCCAGCACATCTATTACCGACAGACACAAAGACCAAAGTGAGCCTTTACGTGAAAGCACCAGCATTGACCAATGTGACTTAAAACTGAGTGtttctcagaaaacaaacacagattatcCTCTGCACATAAATGATACATCGCAGGTCGACAAATCTGCAAAAATGCAGAGCTGGAATGGAGATGGTCACGAAGAAAAATCCAAGGACAATGTTCATAAGAGCAAATTAAGTAAGAGAAGTGCACTAAATCAGGATGCATTTGGAGGTCAGAGTGAGGCTAGTGACAGTGACAACTCGGAGTATGACTCTGATTGTGGAGAGGCTATAAAACGTCTGCACTCTGTGGTGGTGGTGCCAAAGAATTCATCCCTAACAATGGATCCACAAAACTCGGGAGCTTCGTCATGCACTCCAATGAATAGTTCAGAATTGCAGAATGCTAATTTAGCAGCTGACGTTAATATCAGTGAAGTCCCAGAACAAAGGCTGGGGAGTTCTTCCACTCAGGAGACCAGTGGTCTATGTGCTGGTGTGACTGATTCATTAAGTATGTTGTGTCAGTCCCAGAGTAATATGATTGATAGCACCAGTCACTCGGAGAGCTCCAGCTCCATCAGTGCCCAGTCTTACATGGCTGGTCATATCAGTGCCCATGAAAGTGTCACAGATCCCGCCCACAGCCTTGATAATTCCAGACAGTGTGAGACAGGGCAGAAGCAGCATACTGTAAACAGCAGAGGTGAAAGGATATTTTCCCATTACCAGCAAGGGGAGTTCTCCAGTGCTGAGAATATCACTGACAAGAATGGTTTCAACCTGGGTTGGGATTTTTCACAAACGGAACTGCCCAGTAGTACATACCAGCAGCCTGATAGCAGTCATGGCCCACAGTTACTGAACACTAAACTGACAGGAACCTCTCCCCAGGACCAGGAGCACATGCAGAGTAATGCTTCCTGGAACCACCAATCCCCTAACATGCAGACTAGCAGAAAAACCTACCTCCACATGCATGAGCATTATCAGGATCCCGCAGGTGATATCCATCCTGACTCCCTAACCAATGACCACGAGGACTACAGTGGGGAGAAATCATCTGATCTCAGTAAAACAGCTGTTGAATGCATTGGACCTATCACTCCTGGGTCATCAAGCTTTGTACAAGGTTATGAAAtaagcagcaacagcagaggcTCTGTTGTGCCCGACCCCCCTAAAGAAGACCATTTTAGACCCCACAGAGGCCGGGGCCCTCCAAAGAAAAGGCGTCCGGAGATTGAGTCAGATTCCGACAATGAGGCAGAAGCTGGGCCTGCAGGCAAGAGAGAGCGACAAGCAGATACCGATGTACCTAAAGAAAGCCATGTCAAAGCTGAGGTGCAGCGTCCATCACTCACACTGCAAGACTTCCATGACTCCAATAAATGGAAAGAGTTATCCAAGGCTAGGAAGATGCCCCCATACTTTGACCTGATCGAGGAGAACCTCTATCTGACCGAGAG aaagaaGAGCAAATCTCACAGAGATATTAAAAGAATGCAATGTGAGTGCCCGGTGCTGCCCAGAGAGGAGCGGTCAAGGGGAGTGTTAGCATGCGGGGAAGACTGTTTAAACCGGCTGCTGATGATTGAGTG ctcttCACGGTGCCTGAATGGAGTCTACTGCTCCAATCGACGCTTTCAGATGAAACAACATGCAGACTTCGATGTTATCCTCACCGAAGACAAGGGCTGGGGACTAAGGGCAGCTAAAGACTTGTCTTC AAACACTTTTGTACTGGAGTACTGCGGGGAGGTGTTGGACCACAAAGAGTTCAAAACAAGGGTGAAAGAATATGCTCGCAATAAGAACATCCACTACTACTTCATGTCTCTAAAGAATAATGAG ATCATTGATGCAACGCTGAAGGGTAATTGCTCTCGGTTTATGAACCATAGCTGTGAGCCCAACTGTGAGACCCAAAAG TGGACTGTAAATGGCCAGCTAAGAGTTGGGTTCTTCACCACCAAGGCTGTCGCTGCAGGAACAGAACTGACCTTTGACTACCAGTTCCAGAGATATGG CAAAGAAGCACAGAAGTGCTTCTGTGGAGCTCCCAGCTGCAGAGGCTTCTTGGGTGGGGAGAACAGAGTTAGTGTTCGGGCAGCTGGAGGGAAGATGAAGAAAGACCGCAGTCGAAAGAGTGCTCTCACCACG GTtgatgaggagctggaggcaTTACTGGAGAATGGAGAAGGCCTGTATGATGAGAAACAGGTggtgtctctctgcagactgaTGGTCCGAGTGGAAACCATGGAGCAAAAACTCATCTGCCTCAAACTCATACAA GACACTCAAAATCCATCCTGCCTGAAGCAGTTCCTGGACCATCATGGATTGTCTTTGCTGTGGATCTTCATGGTGGAGCTTTCTGAAGCTAAAGGCAACAGTGCCAATAACACCAAACTGCAGTTAGAG ATTATGAAGACCTTAGCTGTGCTGCCTATCTCTACTAAAAACATGttggaggagagcagagtgcTGACCTTCATTCAGCGATGGGCCCAGACAAAACTTCTCGCTCAGCCTGCCGAGTTGGATGGTTACTCCAGTGAGAACACCTCTCGTGCTCAAACGCCCCTCAACACTCCCGATGGTTCTTCCACCAAAATGGGACCAGAACTGGATGGTGACACGTCCAAACCTGCTGTGTACCGCCGCCTTAAGATCATCAGTGAAAACAGTCTGGACAGTGCACTCTCAGATGCTAGCAAAGCATCAGatgggaaagaggaagaggaggacgacgatgatgaggaagaagaggaatcCTCACAAGCCGGACTTCCTGATGCCAAACCGTTGAAGGTCGACCCtgtgtgtgaagctgcagaTCCAACAGAAGGAACAACGGAAGAGttggtgaaggaggagaaagacgaAGAGATTGAGATGAATTCAAGCAGTCAACTCCAGCCTCAAACTGAGGaggtaaaagaagaaacagaaccGAAATTGGAGCAGGATATCGAGATGCAGGAGGACACGAGTGAGTGTCAGACAGATGAACCCGAGGGCCCAAAAGAGTCCAGTGAAGAACGGGAGATTGGGGAGGAGCAGAGCAGTCAGGCGGCAGCAGAAAAGGCTGAACTTGAAGGAAACCAGCCTACTGTGAATGTTCTCGAGGCAGAGAGTCAGTCCATCCAAACAGATGGTGCTGATTTTTCATCTGAGCAGCCTTCAGAGACAATGGAAGTCCAGGCAGAGATGCAAGAGGCTGAGAAACCTCTTGTCAGTGAGGCTCTGCCTGGTGAATCTACTGCTGATGCTGCCCCAAGCTCTGAAACCCCAGAGGCCAGTATACCATCTGAGGTCATAGCGACCCCTGTGGACCCATCAGTGATGGGAACTCCATCtcaagatgaagaggagggtgTCTCAGATGTGGAGAGTGAGAGGAGTCAGGAGCCCCAACTCAGTGTCTTGGACATAAGTGGCATGGCTGCCAGGCTTCTGGAAAGTTGGAAGGATCTGAAG GAGGTGTACAGAATACCAAAGAAGAGTCAGGTGGAAAAGGAAGCCAGTG ATCGCAGCCGAGATCGAGATGCGGCTTTGACGCCACGCACCCCTTCTGGTAGCCGAGAACGTGAAAGGGAGcgggaaaaagagagggaacGCGACAGAGACTATGACCGAGACAGGGATCGAGACTGggatagagacagagatagagacagGGACcgagatagagaaagagacagagatagagatcGGGACCGGGACCGGGATCGAGAAAGAGACCGGGACAGAGTCTCTGACAAAACTCCACGCagcacagagagacggaggagacgcTCCTCTTCGCCACCCTCATCCTATGAGAGGAGCACGCGACGCACTGAGGAACG GTTTGACTCATCTAACACCAACAAGACTCCAAGGGGAGCTGCTGCCAAGGAGCGCAACAAGCTGTCCACAGAGGAGCGCAGAAAGCTGTTTGAGCAGGAGGTCGCTCAGCGGGAAGcccagaaacaacaacagcttcaacagcagcagcagcagcagcttcaaacTATGGCCTATGACCCCGCTCTGGCTTATGCCTCCAGCCCTGGCTTCATCGCATACCCTCCTGGATATCCCATCCAGACCTTTGTGGATCCATCCAACCCCAATGCTGGCAAGGTACTGCTACCCACCCCTTCGGTTGAGCCCACCCTGGCCTATGAACAGACTCCTCCCCAGCGTCTTATCTCAGACATGGGACTGacctctccatcctccacttCTCAGGCCACTCCagtctctaatctctctcagcacatcaccaccaccaacctCACCACCGGCAACCCTCAGCAGTATGCGCAGCCAACTGTAGCCGCCCAGGACGCAGGCGTAGCTGTCCTCTCTGTGCCAGCCCAAACGGCCCCTCAGGTACAGGGTCAGCAGAGCTACACCACTCTCTGGGATCCAACTACTCAGCAGGCAGTGACTGTACAGACGCAACCTGCACAGCAGTATGCCACAGCCCCAGCACCGCCTCAGACACAGACGGCTATCTATTACCAGGGCCAGCCATGCCAAACCATCTACAGCATCCCCGCCGCCTACCCTCAGGCCAACACTCCAGTTATACAG gCATACACTGAACCCTCAGCCAGCTACCTGCATGGCCAGCCGGTGTATCCTGGTCATCAGCAGGGAGTGGTGGTGCAGCAGGGAGGCACTGTTACTACCATTGTCACATCTCAAACTGTCCAACAG GAAATGATTGTACCCAACAATGTGATAGAcctgcctcctccctctccccccaaACCCAAAACTATCGTCCTACCTCCCAACTGGAAAGTGGCCCGGGACCCTGAAGGCAAGATCTACTACTACCATATTGTTACAAG GCAAACACAGTGGGATCCTCCAACCTGGGAAGGAAGCAGTGACAACACTAGTGTTGACCATGAATCAGAGATGGACCTGGGAACACCTACCTATGATGAGAATCCTTCCAAG TTCTCCACAAAGACCGCTGAGGCTGACACTTCCAGTGAATTGGCTAAAAAGAGTAAAGAGACGTTTCGCAAAGAG ATGTCCCAGTTCATAGTGCAATGTCTAAATCCTTATCGGAAGCCAGACTGCAAACTTGGACGCATCAGCAACACAGAAGACTTCAAACACCTGGCGAGAAAG CTAACTCACGGAGTCATGAATAAGGAGTTGAAAGCTTGCACCAATCCCGAGGACCTCGAGTGTAACGAGAACGTGAAGCACAAGACCAAGGAGTACATCAAGAAGTACATGCAGAGATTTGGCTCCGTGTACAGGCCCAAGGAGGACACAGAGGTGTACTAG